One Aciduliprofundum boonei T469 genomic region harbors:
- a CDS encoding 50S ribosomal protein L37e → MTKGTTSKGKRNRKPTHIVCRRCGHKTYNIHTKRCSHCGYPAPRMRSYSWAKKKK, encoded by the coding sequence ATGACAAAAGGTACAACTTCAAAAGGTAAAAGAAACAGGAAGCCGACCCATATAGTTTGTAGAAGATGCGGTCATAAGACATATAATATTCATACGAAGAGGTGCTCTCACTGTGGTTATCCCGCTCCAAGAATGCGCTCATACTCATGGGCAAAGAAAAAGAAATGA
- a CDS encoding LSM domain-containing protein — MVEQLKPLHVLHESLNKPVLVAMKGNKEYRGVLDGYDQHLNLVLKNVEEIINGESKGVHNVVIVRGDNVIYISPP; from the coding sequence ATGGTGGAACAGTTAAAACCTCTGCATGTTCTCCACGAGAGCTTAAATAAACCGGTATTGGTAGCTATGAAGGGAAACAAAGAGTACAGGGGAGTCTTAGATGGCTATGATCAGCATCTTAATTTAGTGCTTAAAAATGTGGAGGAAATAATAAATGGAGAATCAAAAGGCGTGCATAATGTGGTAATAGTTAGAGGAGATAATGTAATTTACATATCCCCGCCATGA